The following are from one region of the Halomonas qaidamensis genome:
- a CDS encoding 3'-5' exonuclease: MHGIRLRQKVVQANWLDYMAERAELSNNSALKQFYATPLPSPDTPISQVPMVALDMETTGLDERRHAIVSIGVVPFTLDRIPLAQRRYWVLKPPRPLDEASIAYHHITHSEIASAPDLDDVLDDLLAVLAGRVVVVHFRNIERPFLDAAVKARRGEGLLFPMIDTMSLEARMHRQTLWARFRRWLGQPPVSIRLNASRERYSLPAYQGHHALVDALATAELLQAQVSYHYTKETPLSDIWV; encoded by the coding sequence ATGCATGGAATCCGGCTTCGTCAAAAAGTGGTTCAAGCTAACTGGTTAGATTATATGGCTGAGCGTGCTGAGTTATCTAACAATAGTGCGCTAAAGCAATTTTATGCGACGCCGCTGCCCAGCCCGGATACCCCTATCTCTCAGGTACCGATGGTGGCGTTGGATATGGAAACCACAGGCCTGGATGAGCGGCGACATGCGATTGTTAGCATAGGGGTAGTACCTTTTACATTGGACCGCATCCCACTAGCTCAGCGTCGTTATTGGGTATTGAAGCCGCCACGGCCGTTAGATGAAGCGTCTATTGCCTATCATCATATTACCCACTCCGAAATTGCCAGTGCGCCTGACCTAGACGACGTGCTAGATGATTTATTAGCGGTGCTAGCTGGTCGCGTGGTGGTGGTTCATTTTCGCAATATCGAGCGCCCGTTTCTTGATGCTGCCGTGAAAGCACGACGGGGAGAAGGGCTGCTGTTCCCGATGATTGACACCATGTCGTTGGAGGCGCGCATGCATAGACAAACGCTGTGGGCACGCTTTCGACGTTGGTTAGGGCAGCCGCCAGTATCGATTCGTTTAAATGCCAGCCGTGAACGCTACTCTTTGCCAGCTTATCAAGGTCATCATGCGTTGGTGGATGCACTTGCGACAGCAGAGTTACTACAAGCTCAAGTTAGTTATCACTACACGAAAGAAACACCCTTGAGTGATATTTGGGTTTGA
- the mtgA gene encoding monofunctional biosynthetic peptidoglycan transglycosylase, translating to MLNRALRRSLGLIWRLIWRGALVFIVLSIALVMLFRFVPPPGSMVMVERKVQSWINSEPIDIQRQWRSWDSLSSNAKLAVIAAEDQRFPEHRGFDLVEMRRAWEASRDGARLRGASTLSQQTAKNVFLWSGRSWARKGLEAWFTLLIEVLWDKQRILEVYLNVAEWDTGVFGLEAAADHYFGASGSALTERQASLLAAILPSPRTRSASRPDAQVERRSQWIRQQMRNLGGVRYLERL from the coding sequence ATGCTCAATCGCGCGTTGCGCCGTTCTCTTGGTTTGATATGGCGTCTTATCTGGCGTGGCGCGCTAGTTTTTATTGTCCTCTCGATTGCACTGGTGATGCTGTTCCGATTTGTGCCGCCCCCCGGCTCAATGGTGATGGTAGAGCGTAAAGTACAAAGCTGGATCAACAGTGAACCTATCGATATACAACGCCAATGGAGAAGCTGGGATAGTCTATCCAGCAATGCCAAGCTGGCAGTGATTGCGGCTGAAGACCAGCGTTTCCCCGAGCACAGAGGGTTTGATTTAGTGGAAATGCGTCGTGCTTGGGAAGCTAGCCGAGATGGAGCACGTTTACGTGGTGCGAGTACGTTAAGCCAGCAAACGGCCAAAAATGTGTTTTTATGGAGCGGTCGAAGCTGGGCGCGTAAAGGGCTAGAGGCGTGGTTTACGCTGCTGATAGAAGTCTTGTGGGACAAGCAACGTATACTGGAAGTGTATTTGAACGTTGCGGAGTGGGACACCGGTGTTTTTGGTTTGGAAGCTGCAGCTGATCACTATTTTGGTGCGTCTGGAAGTGCTTTGACCGAACGGCAAGCAAGCCTACTAGCGGCTATTCTTCCTAGCCCGCGTACCCGCAGCGCCTCACGGCCAGACGCTCAGGTCGAGCGCCGTAGCCAGTGGATTCGACAGCAGATGCGTAATTTAGGTGGTGTCCGTTATTTAGAGCGCCTGTAA
- a CDS encoding S-(hydroxymethyl)glutathione dehydrogenase/class III alcohol dehydrogenase, which produces MKSRAAVALEAGKPLELVEIDVEGPKAGEVLVKMAATSVCHTDAYTLSGADPEGNFPAVLGHEGAGVVQEVGEGVTSVKPGDHVIPLYTAECGKCKFCLSGKTNLCGSVRATQGKGVMPDGTSRFSLEGKMLHHYMGTSTFSEYTVLPEVSLAVVSKEAPMDKICLLGCGVTTGIGAVLNTAKVEPGSTVAVFGLGAIGLAVIQGAVMAKASKIIAIDVNPDKFALAKQFGATDFVNPKEYSDPIQQVIVDMTDGGVDYSFECIGNVNVMRSALECCHKGWGESIIIGVAGAGEEISTRPFQLVTGRVWKGSAFGGVKGRSELPGYVERYMNGELNIDDFITHDMPFEKINEAFDLLHAGKSIRTVLHY; this is translated from the coding sequence ATGAAATCACGCGCCGCTGTAGCACTCGAAGCGGGTAAACCGCTTGAATTAGTTGAGATCGATGTGGAAGGCCCTAAAGCGGGTGAAGTGCTGGTTAAGATGGCTGCGACTAGCGTATGCCACACCGATGCTTATACCCTTTCTGGCGCTGACCCCGAAGGTAATTTCCCTGCAGTATTGGGTCACGAAGGTGCTGGCGTGGTACAAGAAGTGGGCGAGGGAGTGACCAGTGTTAAGCCGGGTGATCATGTGATCCCGCTGTACACTGCAGAGTGCGGAAAATGTAAATTCTGCCTATCCGGAAAAACTAATCTGTGTGGCAGCGTGCGCGCTACTCAAGGTAAAGGTGTGATGCCTGATGGTACCTCGCGCTTTTCACTAGAGGGCAAAATGCTCCATCACTATATGGGCACGTCGACCTTTAGTGAGTACACCGTACTGCCAGAAGTGTCGCTGGCGGTGGTCTCCAAAGAAGCACCCATGGATAAAATTTGTCTGTTGGGTTGTGGTGTAACTACCGGTATTGGTGCAGTACTGAATACGGCAAAGGTAGAGCCAGGTTCGACGGTTGCGGTTTTTGGCTTGGGCGCGATTGGTTTAGCGGTCATCCAGGGGGCGGTGATGGCAAAGGCCTCTAAGATTATTGCCATCGATGTAAACCCCGATAAATTTGCATTGGCTAAACAGTTTGGCGCGACTGACTTCGTCAACCCGAAAGAGTACAGCGACCCGATTCAGCAAGTCATTGTCGATATGACCGATGGCGGTGTCGATTACTCTTTCGAGTGTATCGGTAATGTTAATGTAATGCGCTCGGCCCTTGAGTGCTGCCATAAAGGCTGGGGCGAGTCGATTATTATTGGTGTAGCGGGCGCTGGCGAAGAGATCTCCACGCGCCCCTTCCAGCTGGTCACCGGGCGTGTTTGGAAAGGCTCTGCGTTTGGCGGTGTTAAAGGCCGCAGTGAGTTACCGGGATACGTCGAGCGCTATATGAATGGCGAGCTGAATATTGACGACTTTATTACTCACGACATGCCGTTTGAGAAAATTAATGAAGCCTTCGATTTGCTTCACGCAGGGAAGAGCATTCGTACCGTACTGCATTACTGA
- a CDS encoding MBL fold metallo-hydrolase → MSMNSSRWTRRGLAIAIGAGWVAAAQAELPAQQLEQAPGWFRMMVGEYEVTALYDGHTTLDTSLLKGMEQDDILRHLDALFIDADSGMQTAVNAFLIHTGENLVLVDAGSAACFGPTLGQVEQNLRASGYTPEDVDTVLMTHLHPDHVCGLVDDNGDAIYTNAELRASQDDADFWLDEERTQALPEADRAFFIMAQEAVAPYQDADRFNPFTPGDELLMGVVAQDTHGHTAGHASFMLNSDDDAMLVWGDVVHSYGVQFADPSVAIEFDTDPEQAIRTRETVLESAAEDKHWVAGAHMPFPGIGHVVKGEDGYRWVPIEFGPVTTDE, encoded by the coding sequence ATGTCGATGAACTCTTCACGCTGGACTCGCCGCGGGTTGGCTATTGCTATCGGTGCAGGCTGGGTTGCGGCAGCTCAGGCCGAGTTACCTGCTCAGCAGCTAGAGCAAGCGCCAGGCTGGTTCCGGATGATGGTAGGCGAATATGAAGTCACTGCACTTTACGATGGTCATACCACTCTAGATACATCGCTGCTAAAAGGCATGGAGCAAGACGATATTCTTCGCCATCTTGATGCTCTCTTTATTGATGCTGACAGTGGTATGCAGACAGCCGTGAATGCTTTTTTAATTCACACTGGTGAAAATCTGGTTCTGGTCGACGCTGGCTCGGCCGCTTGCTTTGGCCCCACATTAGGCCAAGTAGAGCAGAACTTGCGCGCGTCTGGTTATACGCCAGAGGACGTTGATACCGTCCTGATGACACACTTACACCCCGATCACGTGTGTGGGTTAGTCGACGATAACGGCGATGCTATTTATACCAATGCGGAACTGCGCGCTAGCCAGGATGATGCGGATTTTTGGCTGGATGAAGAGCGTACCCAAGCGTTGCCAGAAGCCGATCGTGCCTTTTTTATTATGGCCCAAGAAGCCGTTGCCCCTTATCAAGATGCCGATCGTTTTAACCCTTTTACGCCCGGTGATGAACTATTGATGGGAGTCGTGGCGCAAGATACCCACGGCCACACCGCTGGACACGCAAGTTTTATGCTTAACAGCGATGATGACGCCATGCTGGTATGGGGCGACGTCGTCCACAGCTACGGCGTTCAGTTTGCCGACCCCAGCGTAGCGATTGAGTTTGATACTGATCCTGAACAAGCCATTCGTACCCGTGAAACAGTGCTGGAAAGTGCCGCAGAAGATAAGCACTGGGTCGCCGGTGCGCATATGCCGTTCCCTGGTATTGGTCATGTCGTCAAAGGTGAAGATGGCTATCGCTGGGTGCCCATTGAGTTTGGCCCGGTCACTACCGACGAATAG
- the fghA gene encoding S-formylglutathione hydrolase, which yields MSMSETLELVSANRSFGGWHKRYRHYSRALDCDMVFAVYLPPQAENERVPLLWWLSGLTCNDENFMQKAGAHRIAAELGVAIVCPDTSPRGTELPGEHESYDLGSGAGFYVNATQAPWKSNYRMYDYVIEELPSVVRQHFPVNGRESISGHSMGGHGALILALRHPGRFRSVSAFAPIVNPMNCPWGQKAFTSYLGDDQSRWRQYDACELVANGASRQRLFIDQGEADQFLDEQLMPERLEAVCEEHDHPLTLRRQPGYDHSYFFIASFIEEHLRYHADHLMKR from the coding sequence ATGAGCATGAGCGAAACTTTAGAACTAGTGTCTGCCAACCGTAGTTTTGGTGGCTGGCACAAGCGCTACCGCCACTACTCCCGGGCGCTGGACTGCGACATGGTATTTGCGGTTTACCTGCCACCTCAGGCAGAGAATGAGCGCGTACCGCTGCTTTGGTGGTTGTCAGGTTTAACCTGTAACGATGAAAACTTTATGCAGAAAGCTGGCGCGCATCGCATCGCTGCTGAGCTAGGAGTGGCGATTGTTTGCCCCGATACCAGCCCTCGTGGTACTGAGCTGCCCGGTGAACATGAAAGTTATGATCTAGGGTCAGGTGCAGGCTTTTATGTAAATGCCACGCAAGCTCCTTGGAAGTCTAACTACCGCATGTACGACTATGTGATAGAAGAGTTGCCTTCGGTAGTACGTCAGCACTTCCCGGTGAACGGGCGCGAGTCGATCAGTGGTCACTCCATGGGCGGCCACGGTGCGCTAATCCTGGCGTTGCGTCACCCAGGCCGGTTCCGTTCGGTATCCGCTTTTGCGCCGATTGTTAACCCCATGAACTGCCCCTGGGGACAAAAAGCGTTCACTAGTTATTTAGGCGATGACCAATCCCGTTGGCGTCAGTATGATGCCTGCGAGCTAGTGGCGAATGGCGCCTCGCGACAGCGGCTGTTTATCGACCAGGGCGAGGCCGACCAGTTCTTGGATGAACAATTGATGCCGGAGCGTTTGGAAGCGGTGTGTGAAGAACATGATCACCCACTGACACTTCGTCGCCAGCCAGGCTACGACCATAGCTACTTCTTTATCGCTTCGTTTATCGAGGAACATTTACGCTATCATGCAGACCACCTCATGAAGCGCTAA
- a CDS encoding BCCT family transporter, with product MDKKPQNLSPDEPASEGIPAPEGPANLIDTDYVIGQDNITTSTMGVNLDLHGKVFTISSIVILLFVILTLALQDTIAPVYDAIFSFLTGNLAWFFILAANIFVILCLGLIISPLGKIRIGGADAKPDFTYVGWFSMLFAAGMGIGLMFFGVNEPLTHFGTSFDGGSWAPLAGAEGDAAGAAALGMAATIFHWGLHPWAIYAVVALSLALFSFNKGLPLSMRSVFYPLLGERVWGWPGHLIDILAVFATLFGLATSLGLGATQAAAGLSYLFGAPESDITMILLIIGITIIAIGSILAGVDKGVQLLSKINIAMAALLLFFVIAVGPTLLIATGFFENLLNYVVHLPALSNPFGREDANFSQGWTAFYWAWWISWSPYVGMFIARVSRGRTVREFLISVLLVPSIVSVLWMTTFGGTAIDQYVSQGIEAVRDAGVDLQLFVMLEQLPLSQITSFVAILLVIIFFVTSSDSGSLVIDSITAGGKVDAPKPQRVFWAIIEGAIAIALLLGGGLTALQTMAVSTGFPFTIILLVACYAIIKGLMSEPKAV from the coding sequence GTGGATAAAAAACCGCAAAATCTATCACCCGATGAACCAGCCTCAGAGGGTATTCCAGCCCCAGAGGGGCCGGCAAATCTTATCGACACTGATTATGTGATCGGTCAAGACAATATCACCACAAGTACAATGGGAGTTAACCTTGACTTGCATGGCAAGGTTTTCACGATTTCATCGATCGTCATCCTCCTGTTTGTCATTCTAACACTCGCTTTACAGGACACCATTGCTCCCGTTTACGATGCTATTTTTAGCTTCTTGACCGGCAATCTGGCGTGGTTCTTTATTCTTGCTGCCAATATTTTCGTTATCTTGTGCCTTGGGTTAATTATTTCGCCACTGGGTAAAATTCGCATAGGCGGCGCTGATGCTAAACCAGACTTTACCTATGTGGGCTGGTTTTCAATGCTTTTTGCCGCAGGTATGGGCATTGGCCTAATGTTCTTCGGCGTTAATGAGCCGTTGACCCACTTTGGAACGTCTTTTGACGGTGGAAGCTGGGCACCCTTAGCGGGCGCTGAGGGTGATGCAGCCGGTGCCGCGGCGCTAGGTATGGCAGCGACTATCTTTCATTGGGGGCTTCACCCCTGGGCAATTTACGCGGTAGTGGCACTGTCCCTTGCCCTGTTTTCGTTTAATAAAGGCCTTCCCCTCTCTATGCGTTCGGTGTTTTATCCCCTCCTGGGCGAACGCGTGTGGGGATGGCCAGGCCATCTGATCGATATTCTCGCGGTCTTCGCCACGCTGTTTGGTTTGGCTACATCGCTTGGCTTAGGGGCCACCCAGGCAGCCGCAGGGTTGTCCTACCTGTTCGGCGCACCGGAAAGCGATATCACCATGATCCTGCTGATCATCGGTATCACAATTATTGCCATCGGCTCTATTTTAGCGGGTGTGGATAAGGGCGTTCAGCTGCTGTCGAAAATCAATATCGCGATGGCAGCGCTGCTACTCTTCTTCGTGATTGCCGTTGGTCCAACGCTGCTCATAGCCACAGGTTTCTTTGAAAACTTGCTTAACTATGTTGTTCACCTCCCTGCGCTCTCAAATCCATTTGGCCGTGAAGATGCGAACTTTAGTCAAGGTTGGACAGCCTTCTACTGGGCATGGTGGATTTCCTGGTCTCCGTACGTCGGTATGTTTATCGCACGGGTTTCCCGCGGCCGTACCGTACGCGAGTTCTTAATTTCGGTACTGTTGGTGCCATCCATTGTATCGGTACTCTGGATGACCACCTTTGGCGGCACCGCTATTGATCAGTACGTTAGCCAAGGCATTGAGGCCGTGCGTGATGCAGGCGTCGATTTACAGCTGTTTGTGATGCTTGAACAATTGCCGCTGTCACAAATTACCTCGTTTGTGGCAATTCTGCTGGTCATTATTTTCTTTGTGACCTCTTCTGACTCCGGCTCGTTGGTTATTGACTCCATCACCGCAGGCGGCAAAGTAGATGCGCCTAAGCCACAGCGTGTCTTCTGGGCCATTATAGAAGGGGCTATCGCTATTGCGTTGCTATTGGGCGGTGGTTTAACCGCGCTGCAAACCATGGCGGTGTCTACCGGCTTCCCATTTACCATTATTTTGCTGGTGGCATGTTATGCCATTATCAAGGGTCTAATGAGCGAGCCTAAAGCGGTATAG
- a CDS encoding DUF294 nucleotidyltransferase-like domain-containing protein, which yields MDVELLEIRQHMGQYPPFDGLSDALLDAIAEHVQVRYYKTGSDILKFDDTLTELCYIRSGAVEVYRRQGELYNRLGEGDIFGHFSLLRNHKVRLPAKAIEDTLIYFIPNDVFQRLCEEDDDFADFVELERPRLETAAEQQKKSNDMMVTRIRKLVTRYPVMVESTITVQQAAQQVSDAQASAVLVINEGSNNPRYSFQDSEGKTWQMCGILTDSDFRTRVVAEGLSAQTAIGDVISERLITIQSDASVYEAMLTMLRNNVHHLPVLYRQRPVGVVHLSDIIRYETQSGLYLVSNIFNQSSAQGLARLAPDVRAAFVRMVQEGANSQMVGSALSTIGRSFTRRLLELAEETLGPPPVPYCFMVNGSMARNEQSIVTDQDNALILSDDFNPEEHDDYFHALAAFVSDGLDACGYTYCKGDVMATNRQWRQPLHVWKRYFQDWMANPTPERLLHSSIFFDLDSIYGEDHFVEALQDLIAHTAPQSPLFLAAMARNALNRTPPLGFFRTFVMEKDGKHNNSINLKRRGTAPMVDLIRIHALACGSKAQNSFQRLNDISNTQLLATGVSDKLSYAFEFLCMSRIRHQMIDLQEDRTPDNNIEPENVDDSERHTLKDAFQVLSNAQKFLKFRYPLPAQRQGR from the coding sequence ATGGATGTTGAGCTATTAGAAATACGTCAGCATATGGGGCAGTATCCCCCGTTTGATGGTTTATCGGATGCGTTGCTAGACGCCATTGCTGAGCACGTTCAAGTACGCTACTACAAAACGGGGAGCGATATATTAAAGTTTGACGATACGCTTACAGAGTTATGCTATATCCGCAGTGGCGCGGTAGAAGTCTACCGCCGTCAGGGCGAGCTTTATAACCGTCTGGGAGAAGGGGATATCTTCGGCCATTTTAGCCTGCTGCGAAACCATAAAGTGCGGTTACCCGCGAAGGCGATCGAAGATACGCTAATTTATTTTATACCTAATGACGTCTTCCAGCGGCTTTGCGAAGAAGACGATGACTTTGCTGACTTCGTTGAACTTGAACGCCCTCGCTTAGAAACCGCTGCAGAGCAGCAAAAAAAGTCCAATGACATGATGGTCACTAGGATACGCAAATTGGTAACGCGCTATCCCGTGATGGTTGAGTCAACAATCACTGTCCAGCAAGCGGCTCAACAGGTGAGCGACGCTCAGGCATCTGCGGTGCTGGTGATTAATGAGGGCAGTAATAATCCTCGTTACAGCTTTCAAGATAGCGAAGGCAAAACCTGGCAAATGTGCGGCATTCTGACGGATAGCGATTTTCGCACTCGGGTGGTGGCAGAAGGTTTATCAGCTCAAACGGCGATTGGCGACGTCATCTCTGAGCGGCTAATCACCATTCAATCAGATGCATCGGTTTATGAGGCCATGCTGACGATGCTACGTAACAATGTTCACCACTTACCCGTGCTTTATCGCCAGCGACCGGTAGGGGTTGTTCACCTTTCTGATATTATTCGCTACGAAACGCAAAGTGGGTTGTATCTGGTAAGTAATATTTTCAACCAGTCCAGCGCCCAGGGGTTAGCGAGACTCGCTCCAGATGTACGTGCTGCTTTCGTAAGAATGGTGCAAGAAGGTGCTAATTCACAAATGGTGGGGAGTGCCTTATCGACCATTGGGCGTAGTTTTACCCGACGTTTGTTAGAGCTTGCTGAAGAAACGCTGGGTCCACCGCCAGTACCTTACTGCTTCATGGTCAATGGCTCCATGGCGCGCAATGAGCAAAGTATCGTCACTGATCAGGATAACGCGCTGATCTTATCAGATGATTTTAATCCTGAGGAACATGACGACTACTTTCATGCGTTAGCCGCCTTTGTAAGCGATGGCTTAGATGCCTGTGGATATACTTACTGCAAAGGCGATGTGATGGCGACTAACCGCCAGTGGCGTCAGCCGTTACATGTTTGGAAGCGCTATTTTCAAGACTGGATGGCCAATCCAACCCCTGAAAGGCTGCTGCATAGTTCGATCTTCTTTGATTTAGACAGCATTTATGGCGAAGACCATTTTGTCGAAGCGCTGCAAGACTTGATAGCCCACACTGCTCCACAGTCGCCGCTGTTTTTGGCAGCCATGGCCCGCAATGCGCTAAATCGAACGCCGCCGCTAGGGTTCTTCCGTACCTTTGTGATGGAAAAAGATGGAAAACATAACAACTCCATTAACTTAAAACGGCGCGGTACTGCCCCCATGGTCGATCTTATTCGAATTCATGCGTTGGCCTGTGGCTCAAAAGCGCAGAACTCGTTTCAGCGCTTAAACGATATTAGCAATACCCAGCTATTGGCAACCGGTGTTAGTGACAAGCTCAGCTACGCGTTTGAGTTTTTATGCATGTCACGAATTCGCCACCAAATGATTGATCTCCAAGAAGACCGCACGCCCGATAACAATATCGAGCCGGAGAATGTTGACGATAGCGAGCGCCATACGCTGAAAGATGCCTTTCAAGTACTCAGTAATGCGCAAAAATTCCTGAAATTCCGCTATCCCTTACCTGCCCAACGGCAGGGGCGATAA
- a CDS encoding LysR family transcriptional regulator yields the protein MQRWDRIEAFVEVVRLGTFSAAARHLKVSTSHISRLVSQLENQLGVQLLYRTTRQIRLTDAGAIYVEHCRHLFDGLRDAEQAISELQANPRGLLKLTSATTFGERYIAPLVNDFQCLHPQLEVHMHFTNRPVEIIEEGYDIAIRMGVLKDSSLIARRLCERREYVVGSRAYFRQAPRPHTLSELGQHRCLMGSRPNWLFEVNGQRREVKLEGCWSGNSGPALLDAALKGLGLAQLPDYYVAPYLASGELVSVLEPFQHNDTAVWAVYPRHRHLSPKIRQLVDYLVANISATLPPYPPV from the coding sequence GTGCAACGCTGGGATCGTATCGAGGCATTTGTCGAGGTGGTCAGGCTGGGTACCTTCTCGGCCGCCGCACGCCACTTAAAAGTATCGACATCGCATATCAGTCGCTTAGTGAGCCAACTGGAAAATCAGCTGGGCGTTCAGCTTTTGTATCGCACCACACGGCAAATTCGTTTAACCGATGCTGGGGCAATCTACGTTGAGCATTGTCGTCATCTCTTTGATGGCCTTCGCGATGCCGAGCAAGCTATCAGCGAACTTCAAGCGAATCCGCGTGGGCTGCTGAAGCTGACTTCTGCGACAACGTTCGGCGAGCGCTATATCGCGCCACTCGTCAATGATTTCCAGTGCCTGCACCCACAGCTTGAGGTGCATATGCACTTCACCAATCGCCCTGTAGAGATTATTGAAGAGGGCTACGATATTGCCATTCGCATGGGGGTGCTTAAAGACTCAAGCCTGATTGCGCGAAGGCTATGCGAACGACGTGAGTATGTGGTGGGATCGCGGGCTTACTTTCGCCAAGCCCCTAGACCACACACGTTATCGGAACTTGGCCAGCACCGCTGCTTGATGGGGTCACGCCCCAACTGGTTATTTGAGGTCAATGGGCAGCGCCGCGAAGTTAAACTGGAAGGCTGTTGGAGCGGCAATTCTGGCCCCGCGCTGCTTGATGCCGCGCTGAAAGGGCTAGGGCTGGCCCAGCTGCCGGATTACTACGTCGCCCCCTACCTTGCCAGCGGTGAGCTGGTGTCCGTTTTAGAGCCTTTCCAACACAACGACACCGCAGTATGGGCGGTCTACCCCCGCCACCGGCATCTATCGCCCAAAATCCGCCAGCTCGTTGATTACTTAGTGGCCAATATTAGCGCCACGCTGCCACCCTACCCGCCCGTTTAA
- a CDS encoding DUF4168 domain-containing protein, with the protein MQRMTALFSAALLATGLLAGTAHAQQTQDPAQDPMATQQAPAQDFSDEQLQQFADASQEIAVISQEYTQRLQEAEDESTQQEVRAEANDRMIEVVEDSGLDVDTFNAIGQSIQQDPEMMQRVQEMANQS; encoded by the coding sequence ATGCAACGTATGACTGCTTTGTTCTCTGCTGCTCTTCTCGCTACAGGTCTACTGGCTGGTACCGCGCATGCGCAGCAAACTCAAGACCCGGCTCAAGATCCAATGGCTACCCAGCAAGCACCAGCCCAGGATTTTTCTGATGAGCAGTTACAGCAGTTTGCCGATGCTTCTCAAGAAATCGCCGTGATCTCTCAAGAGTACACACAGCGTCTGCAGGAAGCAGAAGATGAATCCACTCAACAGGAAGTTCGCGCTGAAGCTAACGACCGTATGATCGAAGTCGTTGAAGATAGCGGTTTAGATGTTGATACCTTTAACGCCATTGGTCAGTCAATTCAGCAAGACCCTGAAATGATGCAGCGTGTTCAGGAAATGGCTAACCAGTCATAA
- a CDS encoding universal stress protein produces the protein MFNNIMVPVDLAHLETLEPSLRVVADLAKQYDSHITYVGVTANTPTSIARTPQEYEQKLEAFAQERHSVHGQPVSIKVYSSTDPIANVDSLLVKAIDEVGADLVMMATHLPRHLDAIMPSHGGKVATHTGASVFLIRLPQ, from the coding sequence ATGTTTAACAACATTATGGTGCCTGTAGACCTTGCCCACCTAGAAACTCTTGAACCCTCGTTACGCGTTGTTGCTGACCTTGCCAAACAATATGACTCGCATATCACCTATGTCGGCGTCACGGCTAATACGCCAACCAGCATCGCCCGCACACCCCAAGAGTATGAGCAAAAGCTTGAGGCTTTCGCCCAAGAACGGCACAGCGTTCATGGCCAGCCCGTTAGCATCAAGGTGTATAGCTCAACCGACCCCATTGCTAACGTTGATTCGCTGCTGGTGAAAGCAATTGATGAGGTAGGGGCAGATTTAGTCATGATGGCTACGCATTTACCACGTCACCTAGATGCCATTATGCCGTCTCATGGTGGCAAGGTTGCCACGCATACGGGTGCCTCCGTTTTTCTCATTCGGTTGCCGCAATAA
- a CDS encoding DMT family transporter, which translates to MSKSINNLENINMASLSLTAMPGLFVLLWSTGFIGAKFGLPYAEPFTFLFVRFVLTLMLLIPLTWLMRIAWPSSPVLWLHIGVSGLLVHGTYLGGVFYGIYLGMPAGLAALLVGLQPLLTAAFAGPLLGERLTPRQWLGLLLGLVGICLVLGSKLEFGTSLFSGFGLGALVSVTAALLGISLGTLYQKRYCTTMPLLSGAAIQYIAAGILLGSGALLFETRQIEWSLTFVLTLGWLVLVLSISAILLLMALIKKGEASRVASLFYLVPPVTALQAWWLFDERLPLLGLVGMAIAIAGVVMVVRKPKERKLKEKT; encoded by the coding sequence ATGTCTAAAAGTATCAATAACTTAGAAAATATCAATATGGCCTCTTTAAGCCTTACAGCCATGCCTGGACTATTTGTTTTACTCTGGAGCACAGGGTTTATTGGCGCAAAATTTGGCCTGCCCTACGCAGAACCATTTACCTTTTTGTTTGTTCGATTCGTGCTCACTCTTATGTTGCTGATTCCATTGACGTGGCTAATGCGCATTGCATGGCCGTCATCACCCGTGCTTTGGCTACATATAGGTGTTTCAGGGCTGTTGGTACACGGCACTTATTTAGGTGGGGTGTTTTACGGGATTTATTTAGGTATGCCTGCCGGTTTAGCGGCGCTTTTGGTTGGCCTGCAACCATTGCTAACCGCTGCCTTTGCTGGCCCATTATTGGGTGAGCGTTTAACACCCCGCCAATGGTTGGGGCTACTGCTTGGCCTTGTGGGCATCTGTCTTGTGTTAGGCAGCAAGCTAGAGTTCGGCACCTCGCTGTTTTCGGGATTTGGCCTTGGCGCCTTAGTTAGTGTTACCGCTGCCTTGCTAGGCATCTCATTAGGTACGCTTTACCAAAAACGCTACTGTACAACGATGCCACTTCTTTCAGGGGCAGCGATTCAATATATCGCGGCGGGGATACTGCTGGGGAGTGGGGCACTGCTGTTTGAAACTCGCCAGATTGAATGGAGCCTAACGTTTGTGCTCACACTAGGCTGGCTGGTACTGGTGCTCTCTATTTCCGCCATTCTGCTGTTAATGGCGTTAATCAAAAAGGGGGAAGCATCGCGAGTGGCCAGCTTATTTTACCTGGTGCCACCGGTTACCGCGCTACAGGCGTGGTGGCTGTTTGATGAGCGTTTACCCCTGCTTGGGCTAGTAGGCATGGCTATTGCTATCGCAGGGGTCGTGATGGTGGTACGAAAACCAAAAGAGCGAAAACTAAAAGAGAAAACCTGA